In Clarias gariepinus isolate MV-2021 ecotype Netherlands chromosome 1, CGAR_prim_01v2, whole genome shotgun sequence, one DNA window encodes the following:
- the LOC128527933 gene encoding cystatin-like protein, which translates to MEGALRLLLLAALTLLVSAQTFTNYNNLPESYKTHIDKALKKASSIYGRGHHIAFHSLLNNPKITDDKWKVNVLLMVTTCTKASTDAYEHRDECNEQKNKTPWIDCLVCKLDNEQELVDCGTVKDVNNGMRVKYREVCALKKYHTGGSILLHKSDNKEKQFGCLGCV; encoded by the exons ATGGAAGGTGCACTAAGGCTTCTGCTGCTGGCAGCCCTGACTCTGCTTGTTTCTGCCCAGACATTCACAAACTACAATAACTTGCCAGAATCTTACAAAACACACATTGATAAAGCACTGAAGAAGGCAAGCAGTATCTATGGAAGAGGACATCATATTGCTTTTCATTCACTTTTAAACAATCCGAAG ATAACGGATGACAAATGGAAAGTAAACGTCCTTCTAATGGTCACAACATGCACAAAGGCTTCTACAGATGCATATGAGCACCGAGATGAatgtaatgaacaaaaaaataaaacg CCCTGGATTGACTGTCTTGTGTGTAAACTGGACAATGAACAAGAACTGGTTGATTGTGGCACAGTGAAAGATGTCAATAAT gGAATGCGGGTAAAATATAGAGAAGTCTGTGCATTGAAGAAATATCATACTGGAGGTTCCATACTCCTCCATAAATCAGATAATAAGGAGAAGCAGTTTGGATGTCTCggatgtgtgtga